From the Anaerolineales bacterium genome, the window AACCCATGGGTCAGCATCAATCCCATCCTATCCATCCCCGGAATAAGAGGTGCATTATCAAAAAAAACGGTCGTAGCTGTTTCTCCCATCATTGGGGATCAAACTGTGAGAGGGCCGGCGGCGAAGATGTTCAGCGAGCTGGGTATCAAGCCATCAGCATTAGCGGTGGCTTTACACTACCAGGAAATCATTGACGCTATCTTCCTTGACCAGGTTGACCACCAGCAGGCAAAAGATATCGAAGCGCTCGGGATATCTTCTGTTTTGACGGATGCACTGATGATTGATAAAGCAGATCGGGGTAGATTAGCCAGTGAAGTCATTGAATATATTCGTGTTAAACTTAAGGGGACTGAAACATGACATTATGGGCGATCGTTCCAGTGAAACCTTTACGGCGGGGAAAATCCCGGCTGTCGAGTGTATTAAGCTCAGAAGCTCGAACTGCCCTTAACCATTATCTCCTTTCGAACACATTAGAAATTCTGGGGTCAATCCCAGATATTGAATACTCGTTGGTCGTCAGCCGAGACCCAGAAGCCTTAACTGTCGCCAGGGATTATGGGGCGCGCACGGTCCAGGAACAAGGTTCACCCCAGCTAAACGTGGCCCTGACCAGGGCAACGATGGTCGCGGTGAGCCATTCAGTCCAAGCGGTGCTCATCGTGCCGGCCGACTTACCTCTGCTCACCGCGGATGATATCCAGGAAGTAATCAAGCGCGCAAATGACCCACCGGTTGTGGTAATCACACCTGATAGACACCAGAACGGCACAAATGCCTTATTAATCTCACCACCTGGCCTTATCCATTACGAATATGGTCCCGGTTCCTTTGAGAAACATTGCAAACAAGCTGTAAAAGCCGGCGCGAGGCTCGAGATCTGCGAAAGGAAAACAGTGGCACTGGATATTGATTTCCCAGAAGACCTGGAGCTGGCTGGATATGAGCTTATGGACACGAACCGGTCACCTCAACTTATCCCATATGCAGAAAAACCTGGATAAAATTGGAAGACGTTGTAATGATAAAAAAC encodes:
- the cofC gene encoding 2-phospho-L-lactate guanylyltransferase translates to MTLWAIVPVKPLRRGKSRLSSVLSSEARTALNHYLLSNTLEILGSIPDIEYSLVVSRDPEALTVARDYGARTVQEQGSPQLNVALTRATMVAVSHSVQAVLIVPADLPLLTADDIQEVIKRANDPPVVVITPDRHQNGTNALLISPPGLIHYEYGPGSFEKHCKQAVKAGARLEICERKTVALDIDFPEDLELAGYELMDTNRSPQLIPYAEKPG